From the genome of Ricinus communis isolate WT05 ecotype wild-type unplaced genomic scaffold, ASM1957865v1 Ctg21, whole genome shotgun sequence, one region includes:
- the LOC125368861 gene encoding uncharacterized protein LOC125368861, translating into MRCQRALGCEDALPARALGCEDALPARALGCEDALPTGPRLRGFSPTGPMGALPRQWLAGTRGFLANWPDGRAGSPAVAAWPARIVVNGPDGRAASAIGGWHARIPRQLARRARWLASSGCLACEDSRQRARWARLFGKGGRAREDSSPTGQTGALARQQWLPGVRGFSPTGPMGALPRQLGGCHARIPRQLARRARWQWLPGVRGFSPPGPMGALPRQWGAGRRGFYANRPVHARIPIIYGADGRWHARISRLRARQDFSATQQTGPSGFFGDAADGPVRIYRRRSTGPSGFFGDAVRIFSG; encoded by the exons ATGCGCTGCCAGCGCGCGCTAGGCTGCGAGGATGCGCTGCCAGCGCGCGCGCTAGGCTGCGAGGATGCCCTGCCAGCGCGCGCGCTAGGCTGCGAGGATGCGCTGCCAACGGGCCCGCGCCTGCGAGGATTCTCGCCAACGGGCCCGATGGGCGCGCTGCCTCGGCAATGGCTGGCTGGCACTCGAGGATTTCTCGCCAACTGGCCCGACGGGCGCGCTGGCTCGCCAGCAGTGGCTGCCTGGCCTGCGAGGATTGTCGTCAACGGGCCCGATGGGCGCGCTGCCTCGGCAATTGGGGGCTGGCACGCGAGGATTCCTCGCCAACTGGCCCGACGGGCGCGCTGGCTAGCCAGCAGTGGCTGCCTGGCCTGCGAGGATTCTCGCCAACGGGCCCGATGGGCGCGCTTATTCGGCAAAGGGGGTCGGGCACGCGAGGATTCCTCGCCAACTGGGCAGACGGGCGCGCTGGCTCGCCAGCAGTGGCTGCCTGGCGTGCGAGGATTCTCGCCAACTGGCCCGATGGGCGCGCTGCCTCGGCAATTGGGGGGCTGCCACGCGAGGATTCCTCGCCAACTGGCCAGACGGGCTCGCTGGCAGTGGCTGCCTGGCGTGCGAGGATTCTCGCCACCGGGCCCGATGGGCGCGCTGCCTCGGCAATGGGGGGCTGGCAGGCGAGGATTTTATGCCAACAGGCCCGTGCACGCAAGGATACCGATTATATACGGGGCCGATGGGCGCTGGCACGCAAGGATTTCTCGCCTACGGGCCCGTCAGGATTTTTCGGCGACGCAGCAGACGGGCCCGTCAG GATTTTTCGGCGACGCAGCAGACGGGCCCGTCAGGATTTATCGGCGACGCAGCACGGGCCCGTCAGGATTTTTCGGCGACGCAGTCAGGATTTTTAGTGGTTAA